AGCTGATGCCTCAGGGCATCAGCCAGTCACAGGCCTAGACGCTGCCCACTGTTTACCCAGCCTCTTTGATCCAAGGATTGCAAAGTCCTTAACATATTCAGCCTCACTAGTGGCCTCTGAAGTGCTGGCTTTGATGGTTCCAGCCAGGGTGGAAAAAACAAGGCCACAGAGGAGGCCCCTGGTCAGCTGGGTGAGTCCAGCCATCTCGCCTGTTCACTGGGTCCCTGCTGGGCTCAGATGGCTGGAAGGAGGAGTGGAAAGGCTTTCTTTGCTTGGTGACTGGAAGCAGCCTCCCACCCCACGCTGGCCGTGCCGACCCAACTAGGGTCCTGGGATGGGGGGACTAAATTCGTCCCAGCTCCTGCTTTGGGCATGAGGGAATGCTCACAATgtaagcacacaggcttagcttgttggggtggggagtggggttcACCTGGACGTGCTCGTTTCAGAGGGGAGAGAGCCAGAAACCCACGGCACACGCGTGTGTGCACTGGATTCAGCCCACGTGTGCCAGCCACCCCTCCAGGGGTGGGAACACATTAGCAAACAAAGGACAAGATCCCTACCCTTGTGAGGATTACATTCTAATGgggtagaaagaaaataaactaaattataTAGTCTTAGAAGGTCAGCAATGCCTAAAAATATACATAGCAAGGTAAGGGATTGGAAGTGCTGggtttgcaattttaaaaagagtgaaccTCCTTTAAAGGGTGACATTTGATTGGACAAAGACTTAAAGACAGTGTGAAGCAAGCCATGCCGATGTCTGGGGAAAAGCATTCTGGGCAGAGGGGACTTGTCAATGTACACATGCTCCTGGCAGGTATGTCTGGGGAAGGGCACATGCGCCTGATGGTGTTCTGCTGACCTTGTGCAGGCGTGTGCGTTCCCCATGAGACGTGGGAGACAGGCGTTTCCCACTAACAACTATCACTTTGCTAAGTTCTCCCCGACCACACCTTCTCAGTGCACCCTcccaacatctccacgagagaagAGCaagaatttccattttacagacaaggaaaccgaTGCCAGAGAGGTCAAAGAGGTTTGTCTGCCCCCAGAGCCATTGCTGTTAACCCCGGCACCATCCTGCCCCTACACTCTGATTTCACATGGATGAGCGTGACAGTATGTCTCCTGTACATACATGTGACGGAGAAAAAGAGTTTGCATTACTGTTTGCcaagtttgtacattttcttaATGCAACTGTGACACCAGCCATGCCTTGTGGTGACTATGTCAGAGGCCCCTGTGGCAGCAGGTGTGCCTGGGGGTGTGTTTGGGAGAGGTGTAGTGTTTTCTGGGTGTGAAAAAAAACACTGACTCAGTGGTTGGCATTGTTCTCTCATGGACAGTTCCTGCAGCCATCTCAGATGCCAGGACAGGAAGGAATCAAGAACTGGGAGTCAGAGCCAGAGAGGGGAAGGCTGAGGGAGAAagacccatcccccatccccaacCCCAGTGTTCTCCAAGCAACAGTCCACTCCCCCTGTGAcccatggtgggggggggggctccagAGGGGGAAAAAGCCTTGCAGTGAACTTTAGGAAATGGAAGATAATGCCCTCAGGCAGTTGCATGATATGTTGGCCCTTCCAGTCCCACTCTCCACCCTTCTTCAGGCTCTGTGCCCTTGGGAGGCTGACCTCTATGGACTGTGCATCTATGGCCCCCTTGTTCCCTACCTCTCTGTTGGGTTCAGCCAATGAGAGTCCCCAGCAGGAGAtactggagggaggaggagaataaGGTGTTTATTCCCCCTGCTCTCTTCCCATCAGGCCACCGTGGTTGCCTACATCTCTCAACCAAAGACCACTGCTCCTGTCAGGGGCCCTCTCCACACAGCTGCACTCTCCGGGTCCgtgtgccctcccctcccctcccctcccctcccctctcctctcttacCCCTTCAGGCCCAGCAGTTGTAATGGCTTCTCCCAGTTGCTAGCCCTGGAGAGCTGCATATACCTTGTTAGTTTCTTAAGCCCAGCCCCCATCTTTGGAAATAGTCCCTTTTTAAGTCTCTGCCCAGTTTGAGTGTGCTGTGTCTCCTGCTGGGAGCCTGAGTGACAGACAGGTCCATCCATTCACCAGCACGGTCACACACAATCCTCCACGGATCACCACGCGGCCGTGTTATTTCAAACGCGCCCACATCCCTTCGTGTCACACAGTCTCACACGTGCATTCCATCCCCTAGTTTCCTCAACACATCCTTATTTGGGGAAGACTCCATAAAGAGGGTCAACTTTGAGCCAGGTCAAGGGAGAAGTCGGTCTACAAATCAGGAAGCAGGCCCAGATTGCCAAACGAAACTAAACAGAAGCTGCTCAAGGAACTGCCAACTTAAAGATCCGTGacagacacacaaaaaggaaAGGCAGCAACGCCACTCACAGAGTAAACCTCAAAACCACACGTGCTTGTCTCACATCACTGAGATTTATTCTTCCTGAATGTATACATCAAGGAACTGGCTCTATATGTGTTCATTTTGGGGAACTCTACAAGTTCTGGGTTATGTGTGAGTCGGTGTGGCCCCCTTCCCTCTACCACCAGGATATTTGAATAAATGTGCtcccttttttcatttaaaacttaGAACTATGTTGCCAACACCTCTTCCTGAGAAAGAGGTGTGTCCCCCGGGAACCAGCAGCCCATTACCTTTCTGAGGGGCCACAGGCACGTGCCCACCTGGAGAGGACACGTGAATGAGGGGAACTGAGGGATTGCTCAGAGCAATGTTTCCCCTCAAACAGGCCTCCTGGTGCTGTTAGACTGAGAAGCAACAGCATCTACCAAAATGGGGACCCCAGCTGCACTGTGACTTGTTTAAGaatgatgacatttttaaaagagatccTTTTCACTTTCACGTTGGAAAGCTTTGCTGCACTCTTAAATAATCTGACTGCTGAGCCTCAAAGACTTGTCGTAACATCTTCAGTCGTACAGTGTAAGCCAAAGTCAAATGCAGCATATATACAGAAATTCATAGTATCGGCAACTTCCCCAGAATCCAGCCCCTTGCCACTGTGAAGTGAAGGGCTCCTGTGAAGTGAGGAGGGTGCCATGCTTGTGTAGGGTCAATGAGAGGAGTCTTCCTGAAGgaggtgcccagggaaggagcagAGTCCAGGAGTCAGATCCAGAGTCGAGGCTCTGAGGAGCTGGAAAGAATAATTTCAAGAGCTTTAACTGTCTCTCTCCCATAGCCACCCAGCCCCACGCAAACCCTTCGACATCTACTTCCTTTAGAGGGACCATTGTGGAGAGAAGGTGCAGGGGCAATATTTTGGAATCAGGCTCCACTTGCTCCCGCCCGGGAAGGGGTGGGGGCTCCTGGAGTGAGCTCCCTTGGGCCTCTGTCCTTGGCTGGGATCCCCGCTGGTCTGAGCAGCTGGAATGGAATGTTCCTGGGATAAAaagcctgccccctcctccacctcttccctTATGGAGTTCCTCAGGGACTGTcatgggagggagaagggggactGTTCCAAGGATGCCTGATATGGCGATGCTCTGGAGACGCAAAGGCCCACACTGCCTGGGGGCTCTGTCCTGGCAACTTCTCCTGGGCTAGGTAGGTTGGCTCCACCGAACATTTACAAACCTCCACTATGTGCTACGCACTTAGTGTGACCTCTCATTCAATACTCAGAAATTATCTCCTCCCTAACTCcccataaaacacacacacaggggcttccctggtggcgcagtggttgagaatctgcctgccaatgcagaggacacgggttcgagccctggtctgggaagatcccacatgccgcagagtagctgggcccgtgagccacaactactgagcctgcgggtctggagccagtgctccgcaacaagagaagccgcgatagtgagaggcctgcacgccgcgatgaagagtggcccctacttgccacaactagagaaagccctcgcacagaaacgaagacccaacacagcaaaaataaataaataaataaataaataaactcctaccctcaacatcaaaaaacaaacaaacaaaaacccctagTGATGTAAAACaatcatttataaaaaaaaaaaaaaaaaaaaaaaaaaaaaaaaaaacacacacacacacacacacgaaactggctcagagaagggaagtcatttgcccaaggtctccCAGGTGAGAAGCTCCAGGTCAGGACTAAATCCCAGGTCTGTCTAGTTCTAAGACGGGACACTTTCTGCTCCACCATGGAGCCTGTCACCCTCTTCCTCTGCCATCCCAGGCTCTTTGCTCTCCTTGGCACCAAACACGCCAGCCCACATATGCCGGGAGAGGAGGCAGCCTCCAAGGCAAGCCCAGGCCCTGCGCATCCTTGGCCTGCCCTTGCCTGAAGCCAGGTGTGCTGACTCAGCCTGACTTACCCCCCAAAGCCCAGACAACCAAGCAGGGGAGCCAGCCTCTGGCGGTGTGCCCTGACCTTGGAGGCGTGGCAGAAGATGCCACCTTCTGCCACCCTTCCAATGTCTGATCACATCCCTCCCCAGAACCAAGGACCAGGGTTCACTGTACCCAGACTCAAAGGGTGAGAGTTCAGAAACCCTCATTAGCCTGATAAACGGAGCCCTCATTCACCTGATAAATGAAAAGCCACATAGCCTGATGTTTAAGGTGTCCCCCACTTAGAGGTTCtatgtccttgggcaagtcacctgccACCGCcccccctcagtttcctcatctatggaaATGGGGCTAACTCCTACTTTGCGGAGTAGCTGGGAGGACTGAAAGAGATAATgggtgtaaagtgcttagcacagggcctggcatagaGGTGGTGGTGAATCCATTATGCCACAACCAAGGAGTCCCTTCCCCCATCACTCCCAGCCAGCGTGCGGTCAAGGTCTAATGTGGGAAGAAATAGGCTGGGGATCTCCCAGCTTTCCCAAATACCTCCTCCCGTGCTGGCTGTAAAGCAGGGGAGGAGGTAAAGGCTCTGCTTCTCCTTCAGCTCAGAGAAGACTGGGACCCTGGGTTTTTCTCCAGGGACCTGGCTGTTAGGGGAAGGGAGCCTCCTAGAGACTGGCCACTGCAGACCCGGAGCACTTTCGCTGTGAATTGTCGCTTCAGCCTAATCTCTAGGAAGCCACCTTGATTCCCAGGGGGCGGCGGCAGGATGGGGTGTTCTGATGAGTTATCAGTGTAACAAATCTGGAAGGAGTGAAACTACTCTGGGCTTTTACTCAGACGGTGACGGCCAACAGGGGCGACCTCTCTCTCCAGGAAAGTCTTTCCTGATGGACCTTCCCTCTGAGGTCAGAGGCCCACCCCTTCTCTAAGTGACCACCAGTACCCACACATTCTGCCAGACCTTTAAAGCTCAAAGCCCGAGAAGCCTGGGCAACAAGGGAAGAGGCTGGCTGGAGGCGGGGACACTGTGGGTTCCGAGCCCGCTCCAGGCCTTGCCCGCACGCCCGGAGAAGCAGCCCACACCGCCCTCTGGAGGTGCCGCCCAGAGGCGCCTCTCTTGTCAGGGACGAGCCAAGAGAGCGAAAGGGCTCatccaggggaggggcagggcccgaCTAAAACCCTGAACTGGTCTTCCAGCCCCTCACTTCCCTCAGCTGACATTCCAGATTCACTGGTGGCAATCAATGTCCTCAGGGCACAGATCCCTCATGATCCCCTGTACTCAGTCCAGTCCCCAGGGCTAGAATGCTGGGTCATCTAGAAAGTGTTCGGGAAGTCAGGCAGGGTGGGGATGCAGTGTCTAACCAGGGGCTATAGTTACTTGTGAAGGCCTAAAAACAGCCCTCCAACATTGCCAGGGCAGGCTGCCTAGAAGAGGGCTGAGAGACACAAGTCCTTGAAAACAGAGACCCTCTGATTCAGCGCTGCTTCTTGAGCCACTGGACTGAGCAGAGATCAATGTTTGTTGATTGAGGAGAATATGAAGCCTTCTAGAGGGGCCCTAGGTGGGCCAGACAGTGGTAGGAAGGTGACGTTTATTAATTGGCTGAGGAGTAGTGGACAGAGTACTGAACCAAGAGCTGGGGTTCAAGTCACTGAACACTGTGTGCCCTGGCTGAGGCCCTTAGTGAGAAGCATGGGACATCTGGAagtggagggaggggacagagtTGCCTGTGACTAGGACCAATCTCCATTTCCTACATATACCACTGTCTCCAGAAAGAGCCATCTCTAATTCCCTACCcgctccgccccccacccccccaaatcaGGACAAAGCTGATTACCAATAAATCCCAGAGAAAGGCAAAATTGTGGTGACACAGAGCACTTTACACCATTAGCTAAAAGCTTCCCTGGACCAAGTGTCCCTCTCCCATGCAACTCAGAAAACAAACAGTCCTGGCTGCAGCCCAGCGCTGAAGCCTGAGCTCCTCACTGTGTCACCTCCAGGGAGTCCttgtcctctctgggcctctagaCCCTAAATGACCCAAGTAGCTTTGGAAAGTCCTCTCTCTCTGGGGAGGCCAGAGGATGCCAGGGCCCCTCACTGCTCTCCCAGTCCACAAGCTCTCAGAGTCTCTGAGACCTCCTCCTGGACTTCCCTTCCCAGCTAAGAATGGGTTCAGGAAGTCCTGGCTGTTAGCTGAGAAATCAGGCAAAAAGTTTGGTCTAGGAAGAGGAAGAGCTAGTTGGGGGAGGGACAGGTGAGGGCCCCTGGGTCTCTGCCTTTCAGAGCAGTGCACCTGACCCTGAGGACTCTGGGATTACACCAGATTCCTGTGATTCTTAATTATCTCATTCTATACCCTTCTCCCCATTCCTAAGCCCTGACATGAGGAGGGACAGCTACATTCAGAGAGGGACTGAGGAAACTGGCCCAAAGAGAGGGCAGAGTTGTTCTAGGTCACACGGCAGACAAGCTGACACCAGTTCTATCTAGCCCCTGACCCTGGACAGCGGAGAGGTACTGCGAGAAGGACAAACACAGGTCTAGGACCTAGTTCTGTCCCTAGCTGACCTTGCCACCCCGTAAAATGAGGACTTTAAATCAGCTCCTAGGCTCCGTCAGCAAAAGCAGTGCCTGTTTCTAGGTGTGATATAAGAGAATAAAACATTCTTCCGTGATTTATGGGAAAAGACAGACCTCTGCCCTGTGTTAACCTCACTACAACCCTTCCAAGAGGTGAAGATACCCACATCACAGACTGATAAGTGAGGCTGCAGTCAACTCAGCCAGTGAGCAGCAAAGCAGCAGCCAGGCCATTCACAGCTGAGTGGGGCAGGGGAATGGGGGGCCTGAAGGGCatgtggaaaggaagagaagcagaTCTCATTCCAGGTCTGGCCCTTTAAGGCCCCACTTTCTAGAATCTAGAAGCCATGACATACCTGCCCCGCTGAGGACTGTTAAAGGATGTCACCTGGCTCCATCCCTGGCAGAGCCATCTTAGTGACAGGTTGGGAGGGAGCCCCTAGGAGAGCCGGCAAAGCTTCAGGCAGTCACCAAACACCCCACCCTGGTCATCTGAGTCAGACTGTCCTCTTAGAGAAGCTGCATGAGGGCCTGAGAAAAGACCTGTCTCCTAGAAGTGGAAGGTCCTAAGTATAAGTATGGTGGGAGCAAATCCGTAGCCTCTCTGGGATTCCATCTCCCCGAATGGGAAACAAGGGCTTAGGAGAGGAGAACTCAGAGGTACATCGCTGtgccagcccccccaccccatcctgtgGCCTCATTATTCTGGCCTCCCGAAGGGTAGTGCCAGAAAGCAGCAGCCTCAAGGGCAAGACTCTTCTTACAGCCCCAAGAAACCCAGGAAATGCAGCGCTGGTGGAAGGTGAGGGTGGGGTGCTGCGTCAGTGCAGGAGGCTCCAACGGGTAAAAGTTTGCTGGCAAACCCCTTCTGGGATCTGAGCAGCCTCCATTTGTCCAACTCTATAATGGGGACTTGGTGCTACTACCTCATTCCGCAGGAGGTCTGGGAGTGGCGGCAACAGAAAGTGGACAGCTTTATTAAGGACCCAGCGGACTCCAGAAGCCCTAGGGAAGGAGGTCTGGAGTCTTGCACCGCCCcatcccgccccgccccgccccacggATGCACCAGCCACTAAGACCGCACCTCAGTTTAGCCTTCTTTACTGGGCCCTCGGCCCCCGGACTGTCTCCTCCTGGGGTCGGGCAATCTGTCTATCCGCGTCGGTGACGCCGTCCATCCAGCCGGCGTCCACAATCCGTCCGTCTGCACCTCGGCGATGGCCTGTCGGGGTGGCCAGAGGTCCGGGCGCGGAGGTCAGCGCTGGGGGGAGGCGGGGCCGCGGGGAGGGCTCCGGCGGAAGGGCGAATCGGGCTCGGGGCAGTGGCCCCGCCGCAGGCGCCCGGCGCCCCAGGGCACGCAACCGCCCAGACCGAGCGCAGAGGCAAGCAGTGCGGGCGGGCGGCCGCGGCGGCCGCGGCGCGAGCCCTTCTTGAGGCGCGACCCGTGCGCCGCCAGATAGAGCTCGGCCTGCGCCACTCCGCCGCCCAGGCGGCCCAGGCTTTCGGCGCGGTGCGCCAGGCGCAGCTCGGCCGCCAGGAAAACGCAGTGCAGCTGCAGCACGCGGCTCTCCAGCTCCGACACCAGGCGCCGGCGGCCCTCTACCTCCAGCAGTCGCCGTCGCGCTTCGGCCAGCTCAAGCGCGCGGCCCcctgccgccgctgccgccgccgccgccgccgccgcgcccgggCCGCCGCCCGCGCCCCCTGCCGGCCCGgtgcgccccgcgcccccgctAGCGCCCTGGCGCCAGCGCTGCAGCTCCTGCCCCTCGGCCGAGCCCGCCGACTCCTGGGCCACTTCGGGCTGAGGTGAGGCCTGAGCCGGGGTCGGGGTCAAGGTCGGAGTTGGGGACGGGGGCTGAGGGGACAACAGGCGCTCCCCGGGCGGCGGCGACGGGGACCCCGGTTCCGCCGACCCTTCCTGGGCCCCCGGGCCGCAGGCGCTGATGCGGCAGCCCGgcatcccccgccccccggcgGTCCGCAGCAGTAGGTCCGCGGGTCTCGCAGGCCGTCCCCCACGCTGGGAAGGATGGAGGATTCAAACCGGAGAGAGACGCGGCCGCAGCCCCCACACTAGCACCAAGGCAGCCGCGGGTGCGTCTTATAGACCATGGGGCGGAGCGAAGGGCAGCACAGCCAATCAAAGACTAGCATGCCCTgaaccctcctcccctgccccgccccgtcAGGACACTGCCCAAACCCTACAGGTCCCTGGTCCTTCGACCCTGGCTGCTCTGCTAGGGCATCCAGTCCCTATCCACCTCCTCCAAATTTTGGGTGGAAAGGGGACCGCATCTTCTCTGGCCTGGCCCCTGAGTCATAAGCTCTAGTAGCTGGTGCTTAGAAATCATAGACTCCAGTCCCCACCTGTGGTAGGCTTTTGCCTGAAGCCACACTATGTGACAATGAAAGCCTGAGACACAACTCAGGAGGCTTGTCTCCTTGCACAGTACCAAACGCTGCCCCTTGGCTGAATCGGCTCTACCTGGTCTCCTGGGCCGCAAACTTCACCAGGACCACCGTCTCCAATCTCCCTGCGGCCATGGAGAGGTTAACGCAGAGGGGCGACTGGCCTCCTGGCGGGGATCTGGCCGTACTGGTTCCTCACCAAGCAAGTCCTTCACTTGCAGAACAAACCTCAGCACTGCTGCTGAGCTTGGCGCGGCTTTCGCAAATCTTGGTGGCCCCCCAGGGGAGCCCGACCCCTCAGTGGGCAAAATTCTTTCCAAGCCCCTGCTCCTGTCTGCTCCTCCCAGTAGGTGTCCCCACACCTATCACACAGAGCGGGAAACAGACCCAGAAGCTGTAGTGGAGCCTTGCCCAAGGTCCGTGGCTCAATCTGGACCGCCGAAAGGGACAAGCTCATCCATTCATGCCCTCTGGGAACTCAGATACCTGGGTCCCCTCACTGTCATTGAGGGGACCCTGCTTAACTGGGACTTTAGTCATACTGGCAAAACGATAGAACTGAGCTCTAGCCATTTTTCCCATAGCGGAAGTGATCTTGCCATA
This genomic stretch from Kogia breviceps isolate mKogBre1 chromosome 1, mKogBre1 haplotype 1, whole genome shotgun sequence harbors:
- the TRNP1 gene encoding TMF-regulated nuclear protein 1, translating into MPGCRISACGPGAQEGSAEPGSPSPPPGERLLSPQPPSPTPTLTPTPAQASPQPEVAQESAGSAEGQELQRWRQGASGGAGRTGPAGGAGGGPGAAAAAAAAAAAGGRALELAEARRRLLEVEGRRRLVSELESRVLQLHCVFLAAELRLAHRAESLGRLGGGVAQAELYLAAHGSRLKKGSRRGRRGRPPALLASALGLGGCVPWGAGRLRRGHCPEPDSPFRRSPPRGPASPQR